One window of the Populus trichocarpa isolate Nisqually-1 chromosome 9, P.trichocarpa_v4.1, whole genome shotgun sequence genome contains the following:
- the LOC7490061 gene encoding D-3-phosphoglycerate dehydrogenase 1, chloroplastic, translating to MAATTPTAASNLLITKKNLSSLSLISTNKLPTFSPLHTSSRRQRFIVLFASLNSKPTVLVAEKLGEAGINLLKDFANVDCSYNLSPDELCTKISLCDALIVRSGTKVSREVFESSGGRLKVVGRAGVGIDNVDLAAATEHGCLVVNAPTANTIAAAEHGIALLAAMARNVAQADASVKAGKWQRNKYVGVSLVGKTLAVMGFGKVGSEVARRAKGLGMHVIAHDPYAPADRARAIGVELVSFDEALATADFISLHMPLTPATAKILNDETFVKMKKGVRIVNVARGGVIDEDALVRALDAGIVAQAALDVFTVEPPPQDSKLVQHERVTVTPHLGASTMEAQEGVAIEIAEAVVGALKGELASTAVNAPMVPAEVLTELKPFVELAEKLGRLAVQLVSGGSGVKDVKVTYASARAPDDLDTRVLRAMITKGLIEPISSVFVNLVNADFSAKQRGLRISEERILLDGSPESPLDFIQVQIANVESKFASAISETGEIKVEGRVKDGIPHLTRVGSFEVDVSLEGSIILCRQVDQPGMIGKVGSVLGGQNVNVSFMSVGRIAPRKQAVMAIGVDEQPSKETLKKIGDIPAVEEFVFLKL from the exons ATGGCAGCCACCACCCCTACCGCCGCTTCCAACCTCCTCATTACCAAGAAAAATctctcctccctctctctcatttCCACCAACAAACTCCCCACCTTCTCCCCCCTTCATACATCCTCACGCAGACAACGTTTCATAGTCCTCTTCGCAAGCCTAAACTCAAAACCAACAGTCTTGGTAGCAGAAAAACTAGGAGAAGCGGGCATAAACCTTTTGAAAGATTTTGCAAACGTTGACTGTTCTTACAATCTAAGCCCAGATGAACTTTGTACCAAGATCTCACTTTGTGATGCCCTTATTGTACGTAGTGGAACTAAAGTCAGTCGTGAAGTTTTTGAATCTTCTGGCGGTAGATTAAAGGTTGTTGGTAGAGCTGGTGTTGGTATTGATAATGTTGATCttgctgccgcaactgaacatGGATGTTTGGTTGTCAATGCTCCTACTGCCAATACTATTGCTGCTGCTGAACATGGAATTGCTTTGTTGGCTGCTATGGCGAGAAATGTTGCTCAGGCTGATGCCTCTGTTAAAGCTG GAAAGTGGCAGAGGAACAAATATGTGGGCGTGTCACTTGTTGGGAAAACGCTTGCTGTCATGGGATTTGGTAAGGTTGGATCAGAAGTTGCTAGGCGTGCCAAGGGGCTTGGCATGCATGTAATTGCTCACGATCCATATGCCCCAGCAGACCGCGCTCGTGCAATTGGCGTGGAGCTTGTGAGCTTTGATGAAGCCTTAGCAACTGCAGATTTCATCTCCTTGCACATGCCACTTACTCCTGCTACAGCAAAGATCCTCAATGATGAGACTTTTGTGAAGATGAAGAAAGGAGTTAGAATTGTCAATGTTGCTCGTGGAGGAGTGATTGATGAAGATGCCCTGGTAAGGGCTTTGGATGCTGGGATCGTTGCTCAGGCAGCGCTTGATGTTTTCACTGTGGAGCCCCCACCACAAGACAGCAAGTTGGTGCAGCATGAGAGGGTCACTGTGACCCCACATCTTGGTGCTAGTACTATGGAAGCTCAG GAAGGGGTTGCTATTGAAATAGCAGAAGCTGTTGTCGGAGCCTTGAAAGGGGAGCTTGCTTCCACTGCAGTCAATGCACCAATGGTGCCTGCTGAG GTTCTGACTGAGCTGAAACCATTTGTTGAGCTTGCTGAGAAACTTGGGAGACTGGCTGTCCAGCTAGTGTCAGGTGGGAGTGGTGTGAAAGATGTGAAAGTGACTTATGCTTCTGCTAGGGCTCCCGATGACCTTGACACCAGGGTGCTCCGTGCCATGATTACCAAGGGTCTGATTGAGCCCATATCCAGTGTTTTTGTGAACTTGGTTAATGCTGATTTCAGTGCTAAACAGAGGGGACTAAGAATAAGTGAAGAACGCATTCTTCTAGATGGTTCTCCTGAGAGTCCACTTGACTTTATCCAGGTTCAAATCGCCAATGTGGAATCAAAATTCGCCAGTGCCATATCAGAGACAGGGGAGATTAAGGTTGAGGGACGAGTGAAGGATGGAATTCCCCATTTGACCAGGGTTGGATCTTTTGAGGTGGATGTGAGCTTGGAAGGTAGCATTATACTCTGCCGACAAGTTGATCAGCCTGGTATGATTGGCAAGGTGGGAAGCGTATTAGGAGGGCAGAATGTCAATGTCAGCTTCATGAGTGTTGGAAGGATTGCTCCACGGAAGCAAGCTGTCATGGCAATTGGAGTTGATGAGCAACCCAGCAAAGAAACTTTGAAAAAGATAGGTGATATTCCGGCCGTTGAAGAGTTTGTTTTCCTCAAGTTATAG